The Ascaphus truei isolate aAscTru1 chromosome 11, aAscTru1.hap1, whole genome shotgun sequence genome includes a window with the following:
- the VKORC1 gene encoding vitamin K epoxide reductase complex subunit 1, protein MAVPGWERAARLLLCALGIALSVYAYHVETSKERDGGYTALCDINPSISCSKVFTSRWGRGFGLLENIFGPQSVVNQPNSVFGVLFYGLQVLLGFQGTVAAAVALLGTSLASIAGSLYLAYILFYILEDFCVVCITTYILNVALLLLNVQRLRGLGAEPVKQRAKHKKN, encoded by the exons ATGGCTgtgcccggctgggagagggcggCCAGGCTGCTCCTGTGCGCCCTGGGCATCGCCCTGTCAGTGTATGCCTACCACGTGGAGACCTCCAAGGAGAGGGACGGGGGCTACACTGCGCTGTGTGACATTAACCCCTCCATCAGCTGCTCCAAGGTGTTCACCTCCAG GTGGGGCCGCGGATTTGGGCTGCTGGAGAACATCTTCGGGCCGCAGAGTGTGGTGAACCAGCCAAACAGCGTCTTCGGGGTTCTGTTCTATGGGCTGCAGGTCCTGCTGG GATTCCAGGGGACGGTGGCGGCAGCGGTGGCACTGCTGGGGACATCGCTGGCGTCCATCGCTGGCTCTCTCTACCTGGCCTACATCCTCTTCTATATCCTGGAAGACTTCTGCGTTGTCTGCATCACCACGTACATCCTGAACgtcgctctcctcctcctgaacGTCCAGCGGCTCCGAGGACTCGGGGCGGAACCCGTGAAGCAGAGAGCCAAACACAAGAAGAACTGA